The Candidatus Saccharimonadales bacterium genome includes the window AGAAGCGGGTATGCAGCGAAGCGACGTGTATATTACCAACATTGTTAAATACCGCCCGCCGAATAACCGTGATCCTTTGCCTGAGGAGAAGAAGGCTTTTTGGCCGTATTTACTGAAACAGCTGCAGATTATTAAACCGAAAGTGGTGATTACGCTCGGTCGCCATAGTATGGAATATTTTTTGCCAGACATGAAAATCAGCCAAATTCATGGCCAGCCGAAACGGATTCAATTTGGCGATGATAAACTGGTCATTATTCCACTGTATCATCCGGCGGCTGCGTTATATAACGGCGGTATGCGACAAACGTTAATTGACGATTTTGTGTCGGTTCCAAAGATTATTGAAAAAATTTAAGATTGATGCCGATTGACAATTTCTTTGCCAATCATAGCAACTCGGCCTAGCGAAAACCAAAGCGGATGCCGATGGGAATCTTTCCCTGTAGGCGGGTGAAGTTCGAAATAATGAGCATTAAGGTTTTCGGCGGTCTTCTGGTTTGATTCTGCGCGCGCTATACGGCTGCCATTAGCCCGATGAATTGCAATGGAAGCGTCTTGAAAAAGCACAGGATGCACCTTCATGTATTCGAATGCCATTTGAAGATTGAATATCAGACGTAACAACCTTTGACTGATGTTCATGAAGGCTGTATTTTGAAGGGTCGATAGTTATTATTTTTAGTGGTTTTTGTGTATAAAGTCAATGAACTCTGTTAGCCTTAAAGGTGATTAAGAGACTTTAGTCTCAGGGTGCTTAACTAGCTCTTTACCCAGAATAGCTGCTCTACCTAGGGATATCCAAAAGCGATGCCCTAAAGGCTTTTCGTCAGCACCTGCGCTAACCTCGAAGTAATTAGCACCGAGAGCTTCGGCAGTTTGTTTGTTGGTTTTTCGACGTGATATCTGGCTACCCTCAGCTCTATATACGTTGATAGGTACGTCTTCGAACTTTTCCGGATTTGCTCTCTTGTATCTAGCAAGCTTTCTGGCGAAACCAGCCGTGCCCATACCAGCAGCTACTAGTGCGCTATCCATACTGATAGGTGTTGTTTTACCTTTGATCTTTTTAGTCGGCTTCTTTTCATCACGGTCATAGGCAGTTATCCTTGGCCCGGAAACTCTTTCGGCTATCTCTGGGTCTGGGTCACGTGACTGAGCTTCAAACGTTTCCATTAAGTAACGATCAACCTGTTTGTCCTCATGCGTCATAGCGGCCATAAGTTTAGGCAAAAACCAATTCCGGTCGTTGACAGGTTCAAGAAGATCGACACTTTCAACCTTTATGTTGTTGTCTTCAAGTGCTGTGCCTTCAAACATGCTAGCGACGGCTTTCGCACCTAACGAGAACCCTATAAGCCCTGCCTTATCTAGGTCTTCAAGACCTAAGGCTCTCACGGCTTCTAGCTGGAGACGAGCGTGATCCGAAAAACTGCCGCCAAGCAATTTTAATTTTTGACGAAGAGTAGTTTTCCCCGAAGTCTCGTGAAGACTAGTGCCGGGAGTATCTATAGCAATAATACGAGCACCCATAGCATCCGCGAGTACCCCGTCATGCAGTTGGTCTAATTCGACATCCGTAAAAGAGAGAAAGTGGCGGGGCATGAGGTAGGTTTTCCCTACACGTATAGGGTTGCCGTTCTCGTCTTTTTCAGGGCCTTCAGGCCGCGCATCTGCGATGTGGATACGTATACCATTTGAAGTGTAGAGGTCAGACAGGACTGTTCCAAGTCGTTCATCATCCAGTTCGTACTTTCCAAACTGTTCATCGTCCAGCTCATATTTAGCTGGATCGAGGATAATGGTTTCTGGATGAGTTTCCGACGAAGTCATATTACCTTTTATTATATTACTTTTATGGCATAAAGTCAACTATTTTCCAGAGGCGGCTTGCATAAATCGTCCGTATTTGCTATACTAAAGCCACTTACTAATGAGGGCCACTCATTCCAAACCGACCAATTAGGCCTTCACCTCAAG containing:
- a CDS encoding uracil-DNA glycosylase; this encodes MSKQQELDKLKQAILDNNICPELAAQATNLVMGDGNLDTDIVFIGEAPGKNEDEQGLPFVGAAGKFLNEMLGEAGMQRSDVYITNIVKYRPPNNRDPLPEEKKAFWPYLLKQLQIIKPKVVITLGRHSMEYFLPDMKISQIHGQPKRIQFGDDKLVIIPLYHPAAALYNGGMRQTLIDDFVSVPKIIEKI